A window from Fragaria vesca subsp. vesca linkage group LG5, FraVesHawaii_1.0, whole genome shotgun sequence encodes these proteins:
- the LOC101301194 gene encoding protein LURP-one-related 11-like gives MAKVHPLTVVPPTEDASSSSTTSCSTKYMTLKRETFTVWMKSLVMQGNGCTAFNENGEVVYRIDNYDDKHSDEVFLMDLHGKVLFGLCEHKMGLFTRWKGYAADGAKPMFRVKKSCRSILGNKESSSYKVTMGSDGSFYRLQSSAAGKSAAFRITDSNGRVVAEAKRKQSSSGVVLGDDVLSLVVEADVDHSFIMAVVTIYGLIKRQI, from the coding sequence ATGGCCAAGGTTCATCCTCTCACAGTAGTACCACCCACTGAAGATGCTTCTTCAAGTAGTACTACTTCATGTTCTACCAAATACATGACTTTAAAGAGAGAAACATTCACAGTATGGATGAAATCGCTTGTGATGCAAGGAAATGGATGCACAGCCTTCAACGAAAATGGCGAGGTTGTCTATCGAATCGATAACTACGATGACAAGCACAGCGATGAAGTCTTCCTCATGGATCTCCACGGCAAGGTCCTCTTCGGTCTATGTGAGCACAAAATGGGACTGTTTACTCGTTGGAAAGGCTACGCAGCCGACGGGGCTAAGCCGATGTTTCGAGTAAAAAAGAGTTGCAGATCAATCCTTGGAAACAAAGAGTCAAGTTCATACAAAGTAACCATGGGATCTGATGGCAGTTTCTACAGGCTGCAAAGTTCGGCAGCCGGAAAATCAGCAGCGTTCAGAATAACAGACAGTAACGGAAGAGTTGTGGCGGAGGCGAAGCGAAAGCAATCGTCTTCAGGAGTTGTGTTGGGAGATGATGTGCTGAGTTTGGTGGTGGAGGCTGATGTAGATCACTCCTTTATCATGGCTGTTGTGACTATCTATGGCTTAATCAAGCGTCAAATATGA
- the LOC101310796 gene encoding uncharacterized protein LOC101310796 yields MFKSARWRSDKNKIKTVFKLQFHATQVPKLGVEALMVSVIPVDVGKPTVKLDKAVVRDGSCRWENSVLETVKFDPEPRTGKIKERLYNFVLSTGSSKASVLGEVSVDFAEYSEATKATSVSLPLKNSSAVLHVSIQKLQANADQREVEGCEDAKVKSQDNSLKRHLSNNDADESVLVDETITRTTQNAECNRRASIGSDITLSSSDSSSGLDTSRELVLRNINNCHDPSNYLSSPNHPSIPHRPGVYASTNPEQQQSQWEWSADSEHGVSSDGSTKSSRDTLLREGSLQSSGDEIDKLKAELVVLSRQADMSELELQTLRKQIVKESKRGHDLSREVVSLKEERDAFKAECEKLKAFQYRMDDTKTKTRFQLEGGDLRAIVDEIRQELSCEKDLNINLRLQLQKTQESNAELILAVRDLEELLEQKNGEAANSNRSESTKDAAGLRASNSNDAENEDEEQKELEDIVKEHSHAKDTHLLEKQITDLYNELEIYKRDKDELEMQMEQLALDYEILKQENHDISYKLEQSTLQEQLKMQYECSSPTASVNELHYQIEDLETELKKQGEDFSNSLATIKELQSHIKSMEEELEKQAQGFEDDLETVTCAKIEQEQRAIRAEEALRKTRLKNANTAERLQEEFRRLSSQMASTFDANEKVAMKAMTEASELGAQKSHLEGMLKKTKEELQASREEYEAKFQKLSNELDEKTREMERMSLEIQNKSMQLEDQQKQEGDFSEVILQLKAEIGRLTTENNSLSEKVEQHNNLSAELEKMKKSIEETEMLIQRGNVERKKLVSTIDMLKKEADKSLEKLNEMKYLMDEKESIIRHLQLESDELKAQCCDLKRTLSEDEVEKVSLKRQVFDLKADLKKEDALSTIEKKLKDSNGRSIVSDGAKQNLRNNKSLPVPRAAKEVASLRERIKLLEGQIKLKEAALETSTTSFLEKEKDLQNVIEELENRVEEINQNKVRRASENLSTELASLKERNRSMESELKEMQERYSEISLKFAEVEGERQQLVMTVRNLKNSKRS; encoded by the exons ATGTTCAAGTCGGCGAGATGGAGAAGCGACAAGAATAAGATCAAGACTGTGTTCAAGTTGCAGTTTCATGCAACTCAG GTGCCAAAGTTGGGTGTGGAGGCATTGATGGTATCTGTGATTCCTGTCGATGTGGGAAAGCCAACTGTGAAATTAGATAAAGCTGTGGTTCGAGATGGGAGCTGTAGATGGGAAAATTCAGTTCTTGAAACAGTTAAATTCGACCCGGAACCGAGAACCGGGAAGATAAAGGAGAGACTCTACAATTTTGTTCTTTCAACT GGATCTTCTAAAGCTAGTGTTCTTGGGGAGGTATCTGTTGATTTTGCCGAGTATTCTGAGGCTACTAAAGCTACCTCTGTGTCTCTTCCTCTTAAGAATTCAAGTGCAGTATTGCAT GTTTCGATTCAAAAGTTACAGGCAAATGCTGATCAAAG AGAGGTAGAAGGCTGTGAAGATGCCAAAGTTAAATCTCAGGATAATAGCTTGAAGAGACACTTGAGCAATAATGATGCAGATGAAAGCGTTTTAGTC GATGAGACGATCACTAGGACCACTCAAAATGCTGAGTGCAACCGCAGGGCCTCTATTGGATCAGACATTACATTGTCAAGTTCCGACAGCAGCTCTGGACTTGATACTTCTCGAGAGCTTGTACTGAGAAATATTAACAATTGTCACGATCCTTCAAACTATCTATCATCACCAAATCATCCCTCAATACCACACAGACCTGGTGTCTATGCTTCGACAAATCCCGAGCAACAGCAATCACAGTGGGAGTGGTCTGCAGATTCTGAACATGGAGTGAGCAGTGATGGTTCAACAAAGAGTTCTCGGGACACCCTTCTGAGAGAAGGGTCTCTACAGTCTTCAGGCGACGAAATTGATAAGCTTAAGGCTGAGCTTGTTGTTTTATCGAGACAGGCAGACATGTCAGAGTTAGAGTTACAAACACTAAGGAAGCAGATAGTAAAAGAGAGCAAAAGGGGGCATGATCTTTCGAGAGAAGTTGTTAGCTTAAAAGAAGAACGAGATGCTTTCAAGGCTGAATGTGAGAAGCTAAAAGCGTTTCAGTATCGGATGGATGATACGAAAACCAAAACCAGGTTCCAGTTAGAAGGTGGAGATCTGCGGGCTATTGTTGATGAAATCAGACAAGAACTCAGCTGTGAGAAGGACCTGAACATCAATCTTCGGTTACAGCTCCAGAAGACACAAGAGTCAAATGCTGAGTTGATTCTTGCTGTAAGAGATCTGGAGGAATTATTGGAGCAGAAGAATGGTGAAGCTGCCAATTCCAACAGATCGGAATCCACAAAAGATGCTGCAGGTTTGAGAGCAAGCAACTCAAATGATGCAGAAAATGAGGATGAGGAGCAGAAGGAACTGGAGGATATTGTTAAAGAGCACAGCCATGCCAAGGATACACACCTGCTGGAGAAACAGATTACAGACCTCTATAATGAATTAGAGATCTATAAGAGAGACAAAGATGAGCTTGAGATGCAAATGGAGCAGCTTGCTCTTGACTATGAGATATTGAAACAGGAAAACCATGACATCTCATATAAGCTAGAGCAAAGCACACTGCAAGAACAACTCAAGATGCAGTATGAATGCTCATCTCCCACTGCTAGTGTAAATGAGCTTCATTACCAAATTGAGGATCTGGAAACAGAATTGAAGAAGCAGGGTGAAGATTTTTCTAATTCGTTGGCTACCATAAAGGAACTTCAATCTCACATCAAAAGCATGGAGGAAGAACTAGAGAAGCAGGCACAAGGATTTGAAGATGATTTGGAAACTGTAACATGTGCTAAAATTGAGCAGGAGCAAAGAGCCATCCGAGCAGAGGAGGCACTGCGGAAAACTAGATTGAAAAATGCAAATACAGCTGAGAGGCTTCAAGAAGAATTTAGACGACTTTCTTCACAAATGGCCTCCACGTTTGATGCGAATGAGAAGGTAGCAATGAAGGCAATGACAGAAGCGAGTGAACTGGGTGCACAGAAGAGTCACCTTGAAGGCATGCTCAAGAAAACTAAGGAAGAACTCCAGGCAAGTAGGGAGGAGTATGAGGCGAAATTCCAGAAGCTTTCCAACGAACTAGATGAAAAAACCAGAGAAATGGAACGGATGTCATTGGAAATCCAGAATAAGTCCATGCAGCTTGAAGATCAGCAGAAGCAAGAGGGAGATTTCTCTGAGGTGATCTTACAGCTAAAAGCTGAGATTGGAAGGCTTACAACAGAGAATAATAGTCTTTCAGAGAAAGTAGAGCAACACAACAATTTGAGTGCTGAGTTGGAGAAAATGAAGAAATCAATTGAGGAAACTGAGATGCTGATTCAAAGAGGAAATGTAGAAAGGAAAAAGTTGGTGAGTACAATTGACATGCTGAAGAAGGAAGCAGATAAGTCATTGGAGAAGTTGAATGAAATGAAGTATCTCATGGATGAAAAAGAGTCAATCATTCGACACCTACAATTAGAATCTGACGAGCTGAAAGCTCAGTGTTGTGACTTGAAACGTACTCTTTCTGAGGATGAGGTTGAGAAAGTAAGTCTTAAAAGGCAGGTATTTGATCTTAAGGCTGATCTAAAGAAGGAGGATGCACTCTCTACTATTGAAAAGAAGCTCAAGGATAGCAATGGACGATCAATAGTTTCAGATGGAGCTAAACAGAATCTGAGAAACAATAAATCTCTGCCTGTTCCTCGTGCCGCCAAAGAAGTTGCAAGTCTGAGGGAGAGAATAAAACTGCTTGAG GGACAAATAAAGTTAAAGGAAGCTGCTTTGGAAACCTCAACTACTTCTTTTCTGGAGAAGGAAAAGGATCTTCAGAATGTAATCGAAGAGTTAGAAAACAGGGTGGAAGAAATCAATCAGAACA AAGTGAGGCGAGCGTCTGAAAACTTATCAACTGAATTGGCATCACTAAAGGAGAGAAACAGGTCAATGGAAAGCGAACTAAAAGAGATGCAGGAGAGATATTCAGAGATAAGTCTCAAATTTGCAGAGGTAGAAGGTGAAAGACAACAGCTTGTAATGACTGTACGCAACCTAAAAAATTCCAAGAGGAGCTAG
- the LOC101304678 gene encoding uncharacterized protein At3g61260-like has product MEEETKKEPPMNYVFVDTEKSVIPVSEEKASSAGEPLAIVKENVDHPAAKKGIRSSTEKDVMYAEIETEKRLALIKAWEESEKTKVENRAYKRMSAVGLWEENKKSSVEAKLRKIEEKFERKKAEYVEKMKNKVAEIHKASEEKRALIEATQREESLKVAEAASKFRESRSTPKRLFVCFTCANSVL; this is encoded by the exons ATGGAAGAGGAGACCAAGAAAGAACCACCAATGAACTATGTCTTCGTCGATACAGAGAAGAGTGTGATCCCAGTTTCTGAAGAGAAGGCATCATCAGCTGGTGAACCTCTTGCAATTGTCAAAG AGAATGTAGATCATCCTGCTGCAAAGAAAGGTATAAGAAGTTCAACTGAGAAAG ATGTAATGTATGCAGAAATTGAAACCGAGAAAAGGCTGGCCTTAATCAAAGCATGGGAAGAAAGTGAAAAGACAAAAGTAGAGAACAG GGCATATAAAAGGATGTCTGCAGTAGGATTATGGGAAGAAAACAAAAAATCTTCTGTTGAAGCAAAACTCAGAAAAATTGAG GAGAAGTTCGAAAGAAAGAAGGCAGAATATGTTGAGAAAATGAAGAATAAAGTGGCTGAAATTCACAAGGCTAGTGAAGAAAAGAGAGCACTTATTGAAGCCACACAAAGAGAAGAGTCTCTCAAGGTGGCGGAGGCAGCTTCAAAGTTTCGTGAATCCAGATCTACGCCTAAGAGACTGTTTGTGTGCTTCACATGTGCTAACAGTGTTCTATAG
- the LOC101304388 gene encoding nuclear transcription factor Y subunit C-9-like: protein MRQAGKYSGFMMSGGISGRTGPHSLPLARIKKIMKKSGEDVKMISGEAPIVFSKACELFIEELTRRSWATTLQGKRRTLHKDDVASAVVATDIFDFLVSMVSETASHIEDGTSPEEEEIVRSS, encoded by the coding sequence ATGAGGCAAGCAGGAAAGTACTCGGGATTCATGATGTCTGGAGGCATATCGGGGAGAACCGGACCACACTCGTTGCCGCTGGCCAGGATCAAGAAGATCATGAAGAAATCCGGAGAGGACGTGAAGATGATATCCGGGGAGGCTCCGATTGTGTTCTCAAAGGCGTGTGAGCTGTTTATAGAGGAGCTCACACGGAGGTCTTGGGCGACCACGCTGCAAGGGAAGAGGAGGACGCTGCACAAAGACGACGTGGCCTCGGCGGTCGTGGCCACCGATATCTTTGATTTTCTGGTCAGTATGGTTTCGGAGACTGCTTCTCATATTGAAGATGGGACGTCACCGGAGGAAGAGGAAATAGTGAGGTCGTCATAA
- the LOC101303812 gene encoding tetraspanin-10-like gives MGMGTSTFVIRWINFLTMLLAIAVVGFGVWMSTHHDGCRKSLTIPVLAIGAVIFLVSIIGFLGALKRSSILLWIYLILLCFILVGILVFTVLAFIVTNNGSGHSVADLRFKEYRLKDYSSWFLKELNNTHNWKHLKSCLVKSDDCNNLSKKYKTLKKFKLAKLTPVEAGCCRPPSECGYPAVNASYYDLSFHPVSSNKDCKLYKNARDTKCYNCDSCKAGVAQYMKTEWRVVAIFNVALFVVLVRRSLSSTQYNC, from the exons ATGGGTATGGGAACAAGCACCTTTGTCATCAGATGGATCAACTTTCTCACCATG CTCTTAGCAATTGCTGTGGTAGGTTTCGGAGTATGGATGAGCACTCATCATGATGGCTGTCGGAAATCGCTCACAATCCCTGTTTTAGCAATTGGTGCTGTCATCTTTTTAGT ATCTATAATCGGGTTCTTGGGTGCGCTGAAAAGAAGCTCCATACTGTTGTGGATT TATTTGATTCTCCTGTGCTTTATATTGGTGGGCATCCTGGTGTTCACCGTATTAGC GTTCATTGTCACAAATAATGGTTCTGGTCATAGTGTTGCAGACTTGAG GTTCAAGGAGTATCGACTCAAGGATTACAGTTCATGGTTCCTAAAAGAA TTGAACAATACCCATAACTGGAAGCACTTAAAAAGTTGTCTTGTGAAATCAGATGATTGCAATAACCTCTCAAAGAAGTATAAG ACTCTCAAGAAATTCAAATTGGCAAAGCTGACCCCTGTTGAGGCTGGTTGCTGTCGACCTCCATCTGA ATGCGGTTATCCAGCTGTTAATGCCTCGTACTATGACTTGAGCTTTCATCCAGTTAGTTCAAACAAGGACTGCAAACTTTACAAAAATGCTCGGGACACCAAGTGCTATAATTGTGATTCCTGCAA GGCTGGAGTTGCACAATACATGAAAACTGAGTGGAGAGTGGTTGCAATTTTCAACGTTGCTCTCTTTGTTGTTTTGGTAAGGCGTTCTCTCTCATCTACTCAATATAATTGTTGA
- the LOC101304100 gene encoding uncharacterized protein LOC101304100 has product MAQAPSAPPMPPAMGGTSDDHGSFQGVPHAAPAKPQKDAGVTRVLSTNTVGLIKAWEEREKAKLENKANKRLSNVGTWERSKQAGIEAQQRKYEEKLEKKKALYFEKMQNKIAEVHKEAEEKRMMVQAAKKEECQKPKLDPLDQMELKFGRMIGEDPKLTLAKILGRKANPEASYMDIEKSFYKNKGKIVEIKEVPFGVPKNAEKVKSSPLDGLNLARPVPKKGVKFEVDDKPRGSEVKKLSRPVAPKGVDGSKGSVPNVILRKPSLFSEDDVEDTRSRLRIKPNLSLKMRIEQPKEKFSDMTLLRKPEPVIVDEDSEKKQDESSSSVGRNGVGDMTLLRKPEAESINGSIGKIQEQSSSVDMSVIGDAEMEMLSEEVNNEVSGFTLLEKPKALSMEKNIESDNEEFEQEESSVIVDTDGFKDLSEVAATSDLRRPSLEESRDGLLAKIPSQTDDYPIGLQPHKQSTMASSKEVIDEDEMSSTSSPDSNVELYVDAALQGKPKRLDQPVKKASVNAESIAAELENPLSTSPSGHEDADWIAAEELVKTGNRGDVEVISASTRGFVVSFRSLVGFLPYRNLAFKWKFLAFESWLRRKGLDPSLYRRNLGIIGSYDVTNKINPSLENDDIVIKNEGEVTPDMTLEELLGIYDQEKIKFLSSFIGQKIKVNVVLANKNSGKLVFSVKPKEKEESIQRKRSLMAKLQVGDVVKCCIKKITYFGVFVEVEGVPALIHQSEISWDATVDPSSYFKVGQILEAKVYQLDFALERIFLSLKEIMPDPLMETLESVVGDNQTLDGRLKAAEADTEWDDVESLIKELEQTEGIQSVSKGRFFLSPGLAPTFQVYMASMFENQYKLLARSENKVQEVIVQTSLDKEEMKSVILRCTSRVG; this is encoded by the exons ATGGCTCAAGCCCCTTCTGCTCCTCCAATGCCTCCAGCGATGGGTGGTACTTCTGATGATCATGGTTCTTTTCAGGGGGTACCTCATGCTGCTCCTGCAAAGCCTCAAA AGGATGCAGGTGTAACGAGAG TTTTGTCAACGAATACTGTGGGTTTAATCAAAGCATGGGAAGAAAGAGAGAAGGCTAAACTGGAAAACAA GGCAAATAAAAGGTTATCTAATGTTGGAACGTGGGAACGAAGCAAGCAAGCAGGTATTGAAGCGCAACAAAGGAAGTATGAG GAGAAACTAGAAAAGAAGAAGGCATTGTACTTTGAGAAGATGCAAAACAAAATAGCTGAAGTCCATAAGGAAGCAGAAGAGAAGAGGATGATGGTTCAAGCTGCAAAAAAGGAAGAATGCCAGAAG CCCAAGTTGGACCCTTTGGACCAAATGGAGCTCAAGTTTGGTCGCATGATCGGTGAAGACCCCAAACTCACACTTGCCAAG ATATTGGGTAGGAAAGCAAACCCAGAAGCTAGTTATATGGATATTGAGAAGAGCTTTTACAAGAACAAGGGTAAGATAGTTGAGATAAAGGAGGTACCTTTTGGTGTGCCCAAGAATGCTGAG AAAGTTAAGTCATCTCCCTTGGATGGTTTGAATTTGGCTCGGCCGGTGCCGAAAAAAGGAGTTAAATTTGAGGTTGATGATAAGCCTAGAGGGTCTGAGGTTAAGAAGTTGAGTCGACCTGTTGCGCCAAAGGGTGTGGATGGTAGTAAAGGTAGTGTTCCTAATGTGATTTTGAGGAAACCGAGTTTGTTTAGTGAGGATGATGTTGAGGATACGCGGTCGAGGCTGAGGATTAAACCGAATTTGTCATTGAAGATGAGGATTGAGCAGCCTAAGGAGAAGTTTAGTGATATGACATTGTTGAGAAAGCCCGAGCCAGTGATTGTTGATGAAGATAGTGAAAAGAAACAAGATGAATCGTCTAGTAGTGTAGGTAGGAATGGTGTTGGTGATATGACATTGTTGAGAAAACCCGAGGCAGAGAGTATTAATGGAAGTATTGGAAAGATACAAGAGCAATCTAGTAGTGTAGATATGAGTGTTATTGGTGATGCAGAAATGGAGATGTTGAGTGAAGAAGTCAATAATGAAGTTAGTGGTTTCACTCTATTGGAAAAGCCCAAAGCATTAAGTATGGAAAAAAATATTGAAAGTGATAATGAGGAATTTGAGCAAGAAGAGTCTAGTGTTATTGTAGATACTGATGGCTTCAAGGATCTATCTGAAGTTGCTGCAACGAGCGATCTAAGAAGACCCAGTCTCGAGGAATCCAGGGATGGTTTACTTGCAAAGATTCCCAGTCAAACAGATGATTACCCTATAG GATTACAGCCACATAAGCAGAGCACTATGGCGTCCAGTAAGGAGGTCATTGATGAGGATGAAATGTCTAGTACAAGTTCACCTGATTCTAATGTTGAACTTTATGTAGATGCTGCGCTACAAGGAAAACCAAAACG GTTGGACCAACCTGTGAAAAAAGCATCTGTGAATGCAGAAAGCATTGCTGCTGAGCTTGAGAATCCCCTCTCTACATCTCCCAGT GGACATGAAGATGCTGATTGGATTGCAGCTGAAGAATTGGTTAAGACTGGAAATAGGGGAGATGTAGAAGTTATAAGTGCCAGCACCAGAGGTTTTGTT GTATCTTTTCGCTCTTTAGTAGGATTTCTGCCATACCGTAATCTGGCTTTCAAGTGGAAATTCTTAGCTTTTGAGTCATGGTTAAGACGAAAGGGTTTAGATCCGTCCTTGTACAGGCGAAATCTTGGAATTATTGGAAGCTATGATGTCACAAACAAGATTAATCCAAGCCTAGAAAATGATGATATTGTTATTAAAAATGAGGGAGAAGTTACACCGGATATGACACTGGAAGAACTTCTTGGGATATATGACCAAGAGAAAATCAAATTCTTGTCATCATTTATTGGCCAG AAAATCAAAGTAAATGTGGTATTGGCCAACAAAAATTCTGGGAAACTTGTATTTTCAGTGAAGCCAAAAGAGAAGGAAGAGTCAATTCAGAGAAAAAGAAGTCTCATG GCAAAACTTCAAGTTGGTGATGTCGTGAAATGCTGCATCAAGAAAATTACTTATTTTGGTGTTTTTGTTGAG GTCGAAGGAGTGCCTGCACTAATCCATCAGTCAGAAATTTCTTGGGATGCCACTGTGGATCCTTCTTCTTACTTTAAAGTTGGTCAG ATTCTCGAGGCAAAAGTTTACCAACTGGATTTTGCACTTGAGCGTATCTTCTTGTCATTGAAGGAGATTATG CCAGATCCATTGATGGAGACCTTGGAGTCAGTGGTTGGTGATAATCAGACCCTGGATGGGAGATTAAAGGCAGCAGAAGCAGATACTGAG TGGGACGATGTAGAATCTCTTATTAAAGAGCTGGAACAGACTGAAGGAATCCAGTCTGTATCAAAAGGTCGTTTTTTCTTGAGCCCAGGATTAGCTCCAACATTTCAG GTTTATATGGCATCCATGTTTGAGAATCAGTACAAGTTACTTGCTCGGTCTGAAAATAAAGTTCAGGAG GTAATAGTTCAAACATCACTGGACAAAGAAGAGATGAAATCTGTGATTCTAAGATGTACCAGCAGAGTAGGCTAG